A region from the Trachemys scripta elegans isolate TJP31775 chromosome 22, CAS_Tse_1.0, whole genome shotgun sequence genome encodes:
- the LOC117868963 gene encoding uncharacterized protein LOC117868963, translated as MGDNWKTRCCIFLSVAFILVLIGLIACVVYISFAPTQLRQCQEQLKKNTSALTGKLANLEEEKGALEQQRDGARAEVTALRSELAGTNQTLWETRGRWESCRSLTHVLQNNITALKDEITQLGGRGTEQGRGQGEIDKLKQQLQEAQEHSDKLQADIRRLEQQQLHSPKNQSSGGSSLRIPLVAGYLNLLALSLAGILLL; from the exons ATGGGGGACAACTGGAAGACGCGCTGCTGTATTTTCCTGTCGGTTGCCTTCATCTTAGTGTTAATCGGTCTGATTGCCTGCGTGGTCTATATCTCCTTTGCCCCGACCCAGCTGAGACAGTGCCAGGAGCAGCTGAAGAAAAACACCTCTGCTCTGACGGGGAAACTCGCCAacctggaggaggagaagggggcccTGGAACAGCAGCGGGATGGGGCGAGGGCAGAGGTCACGGCGCTGCGGTCGGAGCTGGCTGGCACCAATCAGACCCTCTGGGAGACGCGCGGGCGCTGGGAGTCCTGCAGGAGCCTGACG CACGTCCTGCAAAACAACATCACTGCCCTGAAGGATGAAATCACCCAGCTGGGAGGCCGAGGCACCGAGCAAGGACGGGGACAAG GTGAAATAGACAAGCTCAAACAGCAGCTCCAGGAGGCTCAAGAGCACAG TGATAAACTCCAAGCTGACATCCGGCGGctggaacagcagcagctccatagCCCGAAGAATCAGAGCTCTGGTGGGAGCAGCCTCCGGATCCCCCTCGTGGCCGGCTACCTGAACCTGCTGGCTCTGTCCCTTGCCGGGATCCTGCTCCTGTGA
- the LOC117869029 gene encoding kinesin-like protein KIN-4A yields the protein MPKAVCLGSECMGNKRKKLCVCLVGASIFIFAAILIALTCCVVECQGQLKTSDADEKLANLEEEKRALEQQRDRARAEVTALRSELAGTNQTLWETRGRWESCRSLTHNLQDNITALSNKITQLEARDSEWEAKERGLQDENVRLREQLSSQSQQLQNSQEEFQKQRDQLKANIHWLNMELQSQRNQRSSGDSLGGHRVSLCLAPLALSLLGTLLL from the exons ATGCCCAAGGCCGTCTGTCTAGGGAGCGAATGCATGGGCAACAAGCGGAAGAAACTTTGCGTCTGCCTGGTAGGTGCCTCCATCTTCATATTCGCTGCCATATTAATCGCTCTCACCTGCTGTGTGGTCGAGTGTCAGGGGCAGCTGAAGACCTCAGATGCGGATGAGAAACTCGCCAacctggaggaggagaagagggccCTGGAACAGCAGCGGGACAGGGCGAGGGCAGAGGTCACGGCGCTGCGGTCGGAGCTGGCTGGCACCAATCAGACCCTCTGGGAGACGCGCGGGCGCTGGGAGTCCTGCAGGAGCCTGACG CATAACCTGCAGGACAACATCACTGCCCTGAGCAACAAAATCACACAGCTGGAAGCCAGAGACTCTGAGTGGGAGGCCAAGGAACGAGGGTTACAAG ATGAAAATGTCAGGCTCAGAGAGCAGctctccagccagtcccagcaACTGCAGAATTCCCAGGAAGAATTCCAGAAGCAAAG AGATCAGCTCAAAGCGAACATCCATTGGCTGAACATGGAGCTCCAAAGCCAGAGGAATCAGCGCTCCAGCGGGGACAGCCTCGGGGGTCACCGGGTGTCTCTCTGCCTGGCTCCGCTGGCACTGTCCCTCCTTGGCACCCTTCTCCTTTAA